One part of the Equus asinus isolate D_3611 breed Donkey chromosome 6, EquAss-T2T_v2, whole genome shotgun sequence genome encodes these proteins:
- the RSAD2 gene encoding S-adenosylmethionine-dependent nucleotide dehydratase RSAD2 isoform X2 yields MWVFMPIAFAGKLLSAFRLQLSCVWSSLVSLLLGLSAAFRLAGTESSRHQSRKAAAETRREEEEGMNQPPTPLSVNYHFTRQCNYKCGFCFHTAKTSFVLPLEDAKRGLLLLKEAGMEKINFSGGEPFLQDRGEYLGQLVKFCKEELHLPSVSIVSNGSLIRERWFRSYAEYLDILAISCDSFDEQVNVLIGRGQGKKNHVQNLQKLRTWCRDYRVAFKINSVINRFNVEEDMREQIKALNPVRWKVFQCLRIEGENAGEDALREAERFLISDEEFEGFLHRHKEVSCLVPESNQKMKDSYLILDEYKRAKGAFQVHPGCWSRRSCKIQWI; encoded by the exons ATGTGGGTGTTCATGCCCATCGCTTTTGCTGGAAAGCTGCTGAGTGCTTTCCGGCTGCAGCTGAGCTGTGTATGGAGCAGCCTGGTGTCCCTGCTCCTCGGGCTCAGCGCAGCATTCCGGCTGGCCGGGACTGAGAGCAGCCGGCACCAGAGCAGGAAAGCAGCAGCCGAgaccagaagggaagaggaagagggcatGAACCAGCCCCCCACCCCGCTCAGCGTCAACTACCACTTCACCCGCCAGTGCAATTACAAGTGTGGCTTCTGCTTCCACACGGCCAAGACTTCCTTCGTGCTGCCCCTCGAGGACGCCAAGCGAGGGCTGCTGCTGCTTAAGGAGGCCG gcatggagaaaataaacttttcGGGCGGAGAGCCGTTTCTTCAGGACCGGGGCGAATACCTGGGCCAGCTGGTGAAGTTCTGCAAAGAGGAgctgcacctgccgagcgtgagCATCGTGAGCAACGGCAGCCTGATCCGGGAGAGGTGGTTCCGGAGCTACG CTGAATACTTGGACATTCTCGCCATCTCCTGTGACAGCTTTGACGAGCAAGTCAACGTCCTCATTGGCCGTGGTCAAGGAAAGAAGAACCATGTGCAAAATCTTCAAAAACTGAGGACGTGGTGTAGAGATTATAGAGTAGCCTTTAAGATAAATTCTGTCATCAATCGATTCAACGTGGAAGAGGATATGAGGGAACAGATTAAAGCGCTGAACCCTGTGCGCTGGAAG GTCTTCCAGTGCCTCAGAATTGAGGGTGAGAACGCTGGAGAAGATGCTCTGAGAGAAGCAGAACGATTCCTTATCAGTGATGAAGAATTTGAAGGATTCTTACACCGCCACAAAGAGGTGTCCTGTTTGGTGCCTGAGTCTAACCAGAAG ATGAAGGATTCCTACCTTATTCTGGATGAATAT AAACGGGCGAAAGGAGCCTTCCAAGTCCATCCTGGATGTTGGAGTAGAAGAAGCTGTAAAATTCAGTGGATTTGA
- the RSAD2 gene encoding S-adenosylmethionine-dependent nucleotide dehydratase RSAD2 isoform X1 yields the protein MWVFMPIAFAGKLLSAFRLQLSCVWSSLVSLLLGLSAAFRLAGTESSRHQSRKAAAETRREEEEGMNQPPTPLSVNYHFTRQCNYKCGFCFHTAKTSFVLPLEDAKRGLLLLKEAGMEKINFSGGEPFLQDRGEYLGQLVKFCKEELHLPSVSIVSNGSLIRERWFRSYAEYLDILAISCDSFDEQVNVLIGRGQGKKNHVQNLQKLRTWCRDYRVAFKINSVINRFNVEEDMREQIKALNPVRWKVFQCLRIEGENAGEDALREAERFLISDEEFEGFLHRHKEVSCLVPESNQKMKDSYLILDEYMRFLNCRNGRKEPSKSILDVGVEEAVKFSGFDEKMFLKRGGKYVWSKADLQLDW from the exons ATGTGGGTGTTCATGCCCATCGCTTTTGCTGGAAAGCTGCTGAGTGCTTTCCGGCTGCAGCTGAGCTGTGTATGGAGCAGCCTGGTGTCCCTGCTCCTCGGGCTCAGCGCAGCATTCCGGCTGGCCGGGACTGAGAGCAGCCGGCACCAGAGCAGGAAAGCAGCAGCCGAgaccagaagggaagaggaagagggcatGAACCAGCCCCCCACCCCGCTCAGCGTCAACTACCACTTCACCCGCCAGTGCAATTACAAGTGTGGCTTCTGCTTCCACACGGCCAAGACTTCCTTCGTGCTGCCCCTCGAGGACGCCAAGCGAGGGCTGCTGCTGCTTAAGGAGGCCG gcatggagaaaataaacttttcGGGCGGAGAGCCGTTTCTTCAGGACCGGGGCGAATACCTGGGCCAGCTGGTGAAGTTCTGCAAAGAGGAgctgcacctgccgagcgtgagCATCGTGAGCAACGGCAGCCTGATCCGGGAGAGGTGGTTCCGGAGCTACG CTGAATACTTGGACATTCTCGCCATCTCCTGTGACAGCTTTGACGAGCAAGTCAACGTCCTCATTGGCCGTGGTCAAGGAAAGAAGAACCATGTGCAAAATCTTCAAAAACTGAGGACGTGGTGTAGAGATTATAGAGTAGCCTTTAAGATAAATTCTGTCATCAATCGATTCAACGTGGAAGAGGATATGAGGGAACAGATTAAAGCGCTGAACCCTGTGCGCTGGAAG GTCTTCCAGTGCCTCAGAATTGAGGGTGAGAACGCTGGAGAAGATGCTCTGAGAGAAGCAGAACGATTCCTTATCAGTGATGAAGAATTTGAAGGATTCTTACACCGCCACAAAGAGGTGTCCTGTTTGGTGCCTGAGTCTAACCAGAAG ATGAAGGATTCCTACCTTATTCTGGATGAATAT ATGCGCTTTCTGAACTGTAGAAACGGGCGAAAGGAGCCTTCCAAGTCCATCCTGGATGTTGGAGTAGAAGAAGCTGTAAAATTCAGTGGATTTGATGAAAAGATGTTTCTAAAGCGAGGAGGAAAATATGTATGGAGCAAGGCAGACCTGCAGCTAGACTGGTAA